Proteins encoded within one genomic window of Cydia pomonella isolate Wapato2018A chromosome 12, ilCydPomo1, whole genome shotgun sequence:
- the LOC133523886 gene encoding uncharacterized protein LOC133523886, with translation MVFKLVLKFHTFIIVNGFKWLNELSDEYGLECGVRQGGLTSPSLFNLYVNQLIDELSSTGVGCSIDGHIVNSISYADDMVLLSPSISALRRLLRTCEEYSKLHGLLYNVKKSELVIFHPRSRKVTTMPPVLLNGVGLARAKQFKYLGHVVTEDLKDDSDIERERRALAVRCNMLARRFARSSIEVKITLFKAFCQTLYTCNLWVNYTQRAFNALRVQYNNAFRVLLGLPRYCSASAMFAYAHTEGFGAVIRKRIASLMRRVRGSHNTILRVISEKTDCPILGHWVRTHAQVPGVPGGGRYLN, from the coding sequence ATGGTTTTTAAgcttgttttaaaatttcacacTTTTATAATTGTGAATGGGTTCAAATGGCTAAACGAACTTTCTGATGAGTACGGGTTGGAGTGCGGAGTGAGACAAGGGGGGTTGACGTCTCCTTCGCTTTTCAACCTGTACGTAAACCAGCTGATCGATGAGCTGAGTAGCACTGGAGTCGGCTGCTCAATTGACGGACATATTGTCAACAGTATTAGttatgcagacgacatggtgctaCTTAGCCCATCGATTTCAGCACTCAGAAGGTTGTTGAGAACTTGTGAAGAGTATTCTAAGTTGCACGGCCtcctttacaatgtaaagaaaagtGAGCTTGTGATTTTTCATCCAAGGAGTCGAAAAGTGACGACTATGCCCCCAGTGCTGCTCAATGGTGTAGGCCTCGCCAGAGCTAAGCAATTTAAGTACCTCGGCCATGTGGTGACCGAGGACTTAAAAGATGATAGCGATATTGAGAGGGAAAGGAGGGCGCTGGCGGTTCGCTGCAACATgttggcccgcaggtttgcacgatCTAGCATTGAAGTAAAGATTACTCTCTTTAAAGCCTTCTGCCAAACTTTATACACGTGTAACCTGTGGGTTAATTACACGCAGCGAGCCTTTAACGCCCTCCGTGTACAATATAACAATGCGTTCAGGGTGTTGTTGGGGCTCCCGCGCTACTGCAGCGCCTCAGCAATGTTTGCGTACGCGCACACGGAGGGGTTTGGCGCGGTGATTCGTAAACGTATCGCATCACTCATGCGCAGGGTGCGCGGGAGCCACAACACCATCCTGAGGGTCATAAGCGAGAAAACGGACTGCCCCATTCTGGGACACTGGGTTCGAACGCATGCGCAAGTGCCGGGTGTTCCAGGGGGGGGCAgatacttaaactaa
- the LOC133523707 gene encoding uncharacterized protein LOC133523707 → MAKISVGVLSIFNHETHDWIIYKDRLEQWFVANDIAGETAEDKSASAKRRAILLSSLAECTYKLLRDLALPKELGNLNYADVVLLLDGHFKPKICGFAERNSFYSAVQSANETFSDWAARVRGLALHCGFSASTLDDTLRDRFVLGMVQGPERDKLFTEAMSSLTFSSALQTAENVRSARKGARAGATGASGSSAADNELGVHKMAASRAPASAGARPTGSTGASCTICGYRGHSASDCRFANSICDKCGSKGHLKRVCRKKFPNKKINFVECCLDSGDEEGLAD, encoded by the exons ATGGCTAAAATTTCGGTGGGCGTGTTGAGCATATTTAACCATGAAACACACGACTGGATAATCTATAAAGATCGGTTGGAGCAGTGGTTCGTCGCAAATGACATTGCAGGAGAAACAGCGGAGGACAAATCAGCAAGCGCTAAACGGCGTGCCATACTCCTCAGCAGCTTAGCCGAATGCACTTATAAGTTATTAAGAGACCTTGCTTTGCCAAAAGAACTCGGGAACTTAAACTACGCCGATGTTGTGCTTTTGTTGGATGGTCACTTCAAACCTAAAATATGTGGATTTGCTGAGCGGAATAGCTTCTACAGCGCCGTGCAGTCCGCTAATGAAACCTTTTCGGATTGGGCGGCCAGAGTACGAGGTTTGGCACTACATTGTGGTTTCTCTGCATCAACGCTCGACGACACCCTTCGCGACCGATTTGTTTTAGGTATGGTTCAGGGACCAGAACGCGATAAGCTCTTCACTGAGGCGATGTCTAGCCTCACATTTTCCAGCGCTTTGCAAACGGCGGAAAATGTTCGAAGCGCTCGAAAAGGCGCACGTGCCGGCGCAACCGGGGCCTCGGGCTCCAGCGCTGCCGACAACGAGCTTGGCGTACACAAGATGGCGGCCAGCAGGGCGCCCGCCTCAGCAGGCGCGCGACCCACCGGTTCTACTGGCGCTTCCTGCACAATCTGCGGCTACCGTGGACATTCGGCATCAGATTGCAGATTTGCTAACTCAATTTGCGATAAGTGTGGTTCTAAAGGACATCTTAAGCGCGTGTGTCGTAAAAAGTttccaaacaaaaaaattaatttcgtCGAATGCTGTTTGGATAGTGGTGATGAAGAAG GACTTGCAGACTAA